From one Bacteroidota bacterium genomic stretch:
- the rpsG gene encoding 30S ribosomal protein S7, producing MRRRKAERRTVNADPLYNDLLVSRFINSVMLSGKKSVAQALVYQALEVIEEKTGEPGIDVFKKAINNVAPLVEVRSRRVGGATYQVPVEVRPDRRTALAFRWVIQYSRARGDKSMAMRLAKELMSAANGEGGSIKKKDDTHRMAEANKAFAHFRF from the coding sequence ATGCGTAGAAGAAAGGCAGAACGGCGGACAGTAAATGCTGATCCTCTATACAATGATCTACTGGTTTCAAGGTTTATCAACAGTGTAATGTTGAGTGGCAAAAAAAGTGTTGCCCAGGCCCTTGTGTACCAGGCATTGGAGGTAATTGAAGAGAAAACAGGAGAACCTGGCATAGACGTCTTTAAAAAGGCGATCAATAATGTGGCACCGCTTGTTGAGGTGCGTAGCCGGCGTGTTGGTGGGGCAACCTACCAGGTACCCGTAGAGGTGCGGCCGGATAGGCGTACAGCACTCGCGTTTCGGTGGGTCATTCAGTACTCTCGAGCGCGCGGTGATAAAAGCATGGCGATGCGACTGGCAAAAGAGCTGATGAGTGCGGCCAATGGTGAAGGTGGGTCCATCAAGAAAAAGGACGACACGCACCGTATGGCTGAGGCAAACAAAGCGTTTGCTCACTTCCGGTTCTAA